The following are encoded together in the Proteiniphilum saccharofermentans genome:
- a CDS encoding RES family NAD+ phosphorylase, protein MEVFRLAREAYAHKLSGKGAAIRGARWNSKGIELIYTASNRSLAMAEVAVHLTLATLPDDYRMITIYIPDNIAIKEVLVTDLPDDWNFFPHPLSTQKFGDDFVSENKFCLLKTPSVVTKGDYNILINPHHKDFNRIKIVNIVEFPFDRRIFK, encoded by the coding sequence ATGGAGGTATTCAGGCTTGCAAGGGAAGCATATGCCCATAAACTCTCGGGAAAAGGGGCTGCAATCAGGGGCGCCCGTTGGAACTCCAAAGGGATTGAACTGATTTATACGGCAAGCAACCGGTCGCTGGCAATGGCCGAAGTAGCCGTGCATCTCACGTTGGCCACGCTCCCGGATGATTACCGGATGATCACGATTTATATTCCGGACAATATTGCCATAAAGGAGGTTTTGGTAACGGATCTACCAGACGACTGGAATTTCTTTCCTCATCCGCTTTCCACCCAGAAGTTCGGAGATGATTTTGTGTCGGAGAATAAATTTTGCCTGTTGAAAACTCCTTCAGTAGTAACGAAAGGCGATTATAATATCCTCATTAATCCCCATCATAAAGACTTCAACAGGATAAAAATCGTCAATATAGTGGAGTTTCCTTTTGACAGGCGAATTTTCAAGTAA
- the parS gene encoding type II RES/Xre toxin-antitoxin system antitoxin — translation MMNSEKNKKTCTDEVSDILEQYDKKIKLPNTPDQYFFIDKIKVIETINKGIPYSFFNRIQDYSPFTESEWATLLSISTKSLQRYKSTENYRFKPLQSEKIIAMTEVTKAGMDLFGNIDKFKEWLNTPSYALGNLKPMELLSSSYGKELVMDELIRLNQGILV, via the coding sequence ATGATGAACAGCGAAAAAAATAAGAAAACGTGTACTGACGAAGTATCTGATATTTTAGAGCAATATGATAAAAAAATCAAGTTGCCAAACACGCCCGATCAGTACTTTTTTATAGATAAGATAAAGGTTATTGAAACGATTAACAAAGGGATACCTTATTCTTTTTTTAACCGGATCCAGGATTACTCGCCTTTCACGGAAAGTGAATGGGCCACGCTTTTGAGTATTTCAACCAAGTCGTTGCAACGCTATAAATCGACTGAAAATTATCGTTTCAAACCCCTTCAATCCGAAAAAATAATCGCTATGACGGAAGTTACCAAAGCCGGCATGGATTTGTTCGGTAATATCGATAAATTTAAAGAGTGGCTGAATACGCCCAGTTATGCCCTGGGAAATTTAAAGCCGATGGAATTACTTAGCAGCTCGTATGGAAAAGAGCTGGTAATGGATGAATTGATAAGGTTGAACCAGGGGATACTTGTATAA
- a CDS encoding ATP-binding protein produces MEVDFVVTDDDGYTSYYQVAWTTMQPETLERELASLRAIKDSNPKYLLTTDIDLNPVYDGIRKLNVADWLLQGNDR; encoded by the coding sequence ATGGAAGTCGATTTTGTTGTTACCGATGATGACGGTTATACCTCATATTACCAAGTGGCATGGACTACAATGCAGCCCGAAACGCTTGAACGTGAACTCGCTTCACTGCGGGCAATAAAAGATTCCAATCCGAAATATCTGCTCACAACCGATATTGACTTAAATCCGGTTTATGACGGAATACGCAAGTTGAATGTAGCAGATTGGCTATTGCAAGGCAATGATAGATGA